A window of Buchnera aphidicola (Cinara confinis) genomic DNA:
TTTTTAAAAAATAATTATTGATATTAATAGAATTAAATTTTTTATTGTTTTTATTTTTACCAAAGATTTTAATCAAGTATTTATTTATATTAATATAGGTGTCAATTTTGTCAATTAAGTGATTTTTTAGTGCGATTTTTGTTATTGTATTTTTGTTTTTTTTTAATGTGTGCATAATTCTTCGAGGTTTAGGAAAAATATCTTCTTTTGTTGTTTTTCTATTTTTTGCAACCGTTTCTAAATAATTTTTCCATATTGCATTCATCCAATGAGTATTAATTTTTTTATTTAAATTAGAGGGTTGGTTGCGCAAAAAAGGTTCTACAGCGGATTTATATTTTCCAATACGAAATATGTGCAGATGTACTTTGCATGTATTTAGAAATTTTTTAAAATATAATTGTTTACTAGAAAATCCATATAATTTAATTTTTCCATGAGGTAATAAAAAAATTTTTTTAGCAAAGCTAGCTAAATAATATTGACTTTGTGTATATTGAAAACCTATAGCATAAATAGCTTTTCCAGATTTTTTAAATTCTTGTAGAGCTTTTCCAATATAAGATAAAATGACTTGATTGCTAGTAAATGTACTATGCATTTTTAATATTAAACCAGTAATTTTAGGGTCTTTTTTAGCCTGTCGAATTTTTTGAACTATTTCAAATACTGAGTTTTTTGTATTTTCATCATATAAAAAACGTAATTTATTGTAAAGATTGTTTTTTATATATTGATTAGCTAATTCTTGTTCTTTTATTTTTTCATTTAAATTAATAATTAAAGCACTATTATAATTTGGATGATATAATATAGCAGAATTATTTTTTTGTGAATATATCCATAATCCAATTCCCATAATAAGAAAAAGAAATAAAATATTTAATAATATTTTCCTTAATACATTAAAGATCCAATAAAGACATTGAAATAGTTTTATCATTTTTTTCAAAAAAACTTTCATATGATTCACATCCTAATATTTAATATATTTTATAATATATAAATATTATATTAAAATATATAACATTTATTTTGTTATATATAATTATAAAACTTTAAATAATTTTTATATTTTTTTTAAATGATTTAATAGTTTTTGTTTTTATTTTCTTTATTTTACATATTATTTTTAATAATTTTTAGAAAAAATGAAGATTGACAAATAAAGATAAAATTTTTTTATTTAATAAATTTTTCTTTTATAAAAGAGTTTTATTATTTAATTTTTCACCATAATGGTTATATCTTTTATTATTTTTTTATATATTAATAATTAAAATTGTTTTTTTTTATTTTTAAAGATAATGTTGTTGATAATGATGAATAATTTTTTTATATATAAAAAAGATAATTTTTATAAAATACTCATAGCAGGTAAAGTTTTTGGTTGACCTTTTTTATTTAAGGAGACATAAATGAATACTGCTTCCGCTACACAATAATAAGCTCCAAAACTTTCTTTAGATATTTTTTTGGTCCATATTTCAATTTTTATAGTCATAGATGTATTTCCAATACAAAGACATTTAGCATAACAGAAAACTAAATCACCTGCAAAGATAGGTTTTAAAAAATTTATATATTTTACATGTACTGTAGATACTTTATTTCCAGAGATTTCTTTTGCTAAAATAGCTCCTCCAATATCCATTTGAGACATAATCCACCCTCCAAAGATATTTCCATTCATATTTTTTTTTGACGGCATAACTAATGTTTTTAACATTAAATTTTTTTGAGATTGAATATTATTTTTTTTTTTCACATGTAATCCACTCTTTTATTGTAGAAAATTTATTTATTTTTTTGCAAATTTTTATTTTTTTATAAATATTTTTTCTTTTAATATTA
This region includes:
- the sppA gene encoding signal peptide peptidase SppA — protein: MKVFLKKMIKLFQCLYWIFNVLRKILLNILFLFLIMGIGLWIYSQKNNSAILYHPNYNSALIINLNEKIKEQELANQYIKNNLYNKLRFLYDENTKNSVFEIVQKIRQAKKDPKITGLILKMHSTFTSNQVILSYIGKALQEFKKSGKAIYAIGFQYTQSQYYLASFAKKIFLLPHGKIKLYGFSSKQLYFKKFLNTCKVHLHIFRIGKYKSAVEPFLRNQPSNLNKKINTHWMNAIWKNYLETVAKNRKTTKEDIFPKPRRIMHTLKKNKNTITKIALKNHLIDKIDTYININKYLIKIFGKNKNNKKFNSININNYFLKKKKITKLPNKIAIILANGTIDNNLNNAKGMNVSSIIAQMKYAKNDSNIRSIVLRINSPGGNANISELLRKKISIVRKINKPIVISMGNVAASGGYWIAMGGSFIIAHPITITGSIGIFSVLQTFEKTLSTLGIHNIGSEILPINNFYAYNNLTIKNKKIMKINLCKGYKKFVKLVAHSRHRSLQQINRIAQGRIWLGKNAKNIGLIDQLGDFDSAIIKAAKLAKLKKYEIVWIKTPNNFLTHLKYQLYFFIHQSFKNVVLICSPDMIQKIIFAPLNIMYSITKYFGNNKYSALCLNYKIKY
- the yciA gene encoding acyl-CoA thioester hydrolase YciA, with amino-acid sequence MKKKNNIQSQKNLMLKTLVMPSKKNMNGNIFGGWIMSQMDIGGAILAKEISGNKVSTVHVKYINFLKPIFAGDLVFCYAKCLCIGNTSMTIKIEIWTKKISKESFGAYYCVAEAVFIYVSLNKKGQPKTLPAMSIL